The following proteins come from a genomic window of Nitrosopumilaceae archaeon AB1(1):
- a CDS encoding 30S ribosomal protein S12: MAKSPLGLFAGRVLKTKRKRQRWSISVYKRRRLGLDCKSNPFAGSPQARGIVLEKVGIEAKQPNSAVRKCVRVQLIKNGKTVTAFLPRDGAMNFIDEHDEVHLEGMGATQGGAMGDIPGVRFKVFKVNDTSLHELVIGKKEKPRR; this comes from the coding sequence ATGGCAAAATCACCTCTTGGCCTCTTTGCAGGTCGTGTTTTGAAGACCAAACGTAAACGTCAAAGATGGTCCATCTCTGTATACAAACGTAGACGACTCGGATTGGATTGTAAATCAAATCCATTTGCCGGTTCTCCTCAGGCACGTGGAATTGTGTTAGAAAAAGTAGGTATTGAGGCGAAACAGCCAAACTCTGCTGTTAGAAAATGTGTCCGTGTACAATTAATTAAAAATGGTAAAACTGTTACTGCGTTTCTTCCTCGTGACGGAGCAATGAACTTTATCGATGAACACGACGAAGTTCATCTTGAAGGTATGGGTGCAACACAAGGAGGGGCAATGGGTGATATACCTGGTGTTAGGTTTAAGGTATTCAAAGTTAATGATACTTCACTTCATGAGCTTGTAATTGGTAAAAAGGAGAAACCACGAAGATGA
- a CDS encoding 30S ribosomal protein S7 — translation MTMLLFRKWDTSEIKTLDNSLSDVICTKETIYPMSFGRSALKRFNKIDVHIVERLANKMMHFGKRYAKNTGMMAGKKISIFNIIQVAFDIIYLKTGKNPVEVLVRAVENSAPNEDTTRIVYGGTAYHVSVDIAPLRRVDLALRFIADGVKEATFSNPKAIEEYLAEHLTMAASNNPDAPSVKKKHELERIAQASR, via the coding sequence ATGACCATGTTGTTATTTAGAAAATGGGATACTAGTGAGATTAAAACTCTAGATAATAGTCTGTCTGATGTCATATGTACCAAAGAGACCATTTATCCAATGTCATTTGGACGTTCTGCACTAAAGCGATTCAATAAAATTGATGTACACATTGTGGAACGATTGGCCAATAAAATGATGCATTTTGGTAAACGTTATGCTAAAAACACTGGTATGATGGCAGGTAAAAAAATATCTATATTTAATATAATTCAAGTTGCCTTTGATATAATTTATCTAAAGACTGGTAAAAACCCAGTTGAGGTACTGGTAAGAGCTGTTGAAAATTCTGCACCAAACGAAGATACAACAAGAATTGTTTATGGTGGCACTGCCTACCATGTATCTGTAGATATTGCTCCACTACGTCGTGTAGATCTTGCATTAAGGTTCATTGCCGATGGTGTTAAAGAGGCAACATTTTCAAATCCAAAGGCTATTGAAGAATATCTTGCAGAACATTTGACCATGGCCGCTAGCAATAACCCTGATGCCCCTTCTGTAAAAAAGAAACACGAGCTTGAACGTATTGCTCAAGCATCAAGATAA
- a CDS encoding proteasome subunit beta, with the protein MSYMYMPGATAVGITYDSGVVFASEKRVAYGNFLVSKTTKKTFQITPKVGAACAGLVADMQLLTLQISALAKIRLLELQRDIPQNTIAKMMSNMMYERRFFPLLTQVIVGGVVTKPSIYTLDPLGFVLPDDYAAVGTGAEMALGVLDPSFKENMSQDDALDLAIRSVKCATMRDSFSGDGIDTLVINAEGSKMQTLAA; encoded by the coding sequence ATGTCTTATATGTATATGCCAGGTGCTACTGCTGTTGGTATCACTTATGATTCTGGAGTTGTTTTTGCAAGTGAGAAACGAGTTGCCTATGGTAATTTTCTAGTAAGTAAAACCACAAAAAAAACTTTTCAGATAACCCCCAAAGTAGGTGCGGCATGCGCAGGACTTGTAGCAGACATGCAATTATTAACACTTCAAATATCCGCTCTTGCAAAGATTCGGTTATTAGAATTACAACGTGATATTCCACAAAATACTATTGCTAAAATGATGTCCAACATGATGTATGAACGTCGTTTCTTCCCACTACTTACCCAAGTTATTGTAGGCGGTGTAGTGACCAAGCCATCAATATATACACTTGATCCGTTAGGATTCGTTTTACCCGATGACTATGCAGCTGTCGGAACAGGCGCAGAGATGGCTTTGGGCGTATTAGATCCTTCCTTTAAGGAAAATATGTCACAAGACGATGCACTAGATTTGGCTATTCGTTCTGTCAAATGTGCAACAATGCGTGATTCATTTAGTGGAGATGGAATTGATACTCTTGTTATAAATGCCGAGGGCTCCAAAATGCAAACACTAGCAGCTTAG
- a CDS encoding PUA domain-containing protein, with translation MKSNLITKSQSNVILEQIKREWKLDIPKIKNLKEHQITDDSKLISGKEFMALVIDGRYIPFLSDKGSLVRFPSVTVDSGAIKFMCNGADVMRPGIKENTEFDKDEIVCIKEESHGKFLAVGLSIISSEEMKVMSKGRVLRNIHHISDQYWESAKSLVNI, from the coding sequence ATGAAGTCAAATTTGATAACAAAGAGTCAGTCAAATGTTATACTAGAGCAAATTAAGAGAGAGTGGAAATTAGACATTCCAAAGATCAAAAATCTCAAAGAGCATCAAATCACAGATGATTCAAAGTTGATTAGTGGTAAAGAATTCATGGCTTTAGTCATAGATGGCAGATACATACCATTTTTATCAGATAAAGGCAGTCTTGTACGATTTCCTAGTGTGACGGTAGATTCAGGGGCGATAAAGTTCATGTGTAATGGGGCAGATGTCATGAGACCTGGAATCAAAGAAAACACAGAATTTGACAAAGATGAAATTGTTTGTATAAAGGAAGAATCACATGGAAAATTTCTAGCAGTTGGATTATCTATCATATCAAGTGAGGAGATGAAAGTTATGAGTAAAGGAAGAGTATTGAGGAATATTCATCATATCTCTGATCAATATTGGGAAAGCGCAAAATCTCTAGTAAACATCTAA
- a CDS encoding homoserine dehydrogenase — MRIILCGFGVVGQSLVTLLDARADEMYSQYGLKNRLVGVFDSGGGTTDTMGLSLKKLLEDKKSKGTVSQGKESGTSLIENISADVLIETTPSNYKDAQPGLSHITTALKKRMHVISVNKGPLALAFPSLLELAVYNHVLFKFSGTVGGGTPILDYAKSSLQGESIESFNGILNGTTNYILSNMRDGMSPEDAIQDARGKGYMEADEALDLDGLDAAAKLVIMANWIMGTKATLSDVDCTGIRNVTQVQVDSAKKSKKAIKLIASCNGGLKVSPKEIDNDDPLCVNGTLNAVSFTSSHSGTQTIIGRGAGGTETASAILRDLIDIKKEMTR, encoded by the coding sequence ATGAGGATAATACTGTGTGGGTTTGGAGTCGTAGGGCAGAGCCTAGTGACTCTGCTAGATGCTAGGGCCGATGAGATGTACTCTCAGTATGGACTGAAAAACAGGTTGGTTGGAGTATTCGATTCTGGTGGTGGCACCACAGACACGATGGGTTTGAGTCTGAAAAAATTACTAGAGGATAAAAAAAGCAAGGGCACTGTATCACAGGGAAAAGAAAGTGGCACATCGCTGATTGAAAATATCAGTGCAGATGTTTTAATTGAGACTACACCTAGCAACTATAAAGATGCACAACCAGGATTATCACATATCACAACTGCTCTTAAAAAAAGAATGCATGTAATATCAGTAAATAAAGGTCCACTTGCATTAGCATTTCCATCATTGTTGGAATTGGCAGTTTACAATCACGTGTTGTTTAAATTTAGCGGAACTGTTGGTGGCGGAACACCAATCTTAGATTATGCAAAGAGTAGTTTGCAAGGTGAGAGCATAGAGTCGTTTAATGGAATACTTAATGGAACCACAAATTATATTTTATCAAATATGAGAGATGGAATGTCACCAGAAGATGCAATACAAGATGCAAGAGGAAAAGGATACATGGAGGCAGATGAAGCATTGGACTTGGACGGACTTGATGCAGCTGCTAAACTAGTAATCATGGCAAATTGGATAATGGGAACAAAGGCGACACTATCTGATGTAGATTGTACAGGAATTAGAAATGTAACACAGGTCCAAGTCGATTCTGCAAAAAAATCAAAAAAGGCGATAAAATTAATTGCATCGTGTAATGGAGGATTAAAAGTGTCGCCAAAAGAGATTGATAATGATGATCCACTGTGTGTAAATGGCACTCTTAACGCTGTGTCTTTTACGTCAAGTCATTCTGGCACCCAGACAATAATCGGTAGAGGTGCAGGGGGTACAGAGACTGCAAGTGCCATCTTGCGTGATTTAATCGATATTAAAAAAGAGATGACTCGATGA
- a CDS encoding 30S ribosomal protein S8e, with the protein MRKSIENLHTSKITGGRRHPLRTRRKHEIDRYPAETVKSAQATVTRTVRGKNIKTALKSTDFVNLATKDGVKKTKILKVLENTTNNDYQRRGIITRGAILDTQDGKCKVVSKPGQHGTVNAVLV; encoded by the coding sequence ATGAGAAAATCCATAGAGAATCTTCATACTAGTAAAATAACTGGNGGGAGGCGTCATCCATTACGTACAAGACGTAAACATGAAATTGATCGTTATCCTGCAGAGACTGTAAAATCTGCACAAGCAACTGTTACAAGAACTGTACGGGGTAAAAATATAAAAACTGCATTAAAATCTACAGATTTTGTAAATCTTGCAACTAAAGATGGTGTTAAAAAAACAAAAATTCTAAAAGTATTAGAAAACACTACAAATAATGATTATCAACGACGTGGTATTATAACCCGTGGTGCTATTTTAGATACACAAGATGGTAAATGTAAAGTTGTCTCAAAACCCGGTCAACATGGCACAGTTAATGCAGTTTTAGTATGA
- a CDS encoding signal recognition particle subunit SRP19/SEC65 family protein → MKDYEHIVIWLDYFNKTFSRRIGRRVNKDLSVYDPSLKELSNAAESAGFKIIESNDNVRYPRRAFVRSGYLILEKGSPKSKVIRDIASNLVSVKK, encoded by the coding sequence ATGAAAGATTATGAACATATTGTAATCTGGTTGGATTATTTCAATAAAACATTTTCACGACGTATAGGTAGACGTGTTAATAAAGATCTATCTGTTTATGATCCGTCATTGAAAGAATTATCCAATGCAGCTGAATCTGCCGGTTTTAAAATAATTGAGTCTAATGATAACGTAAGGTATCCACGACGCGCATTTGTGCGCTCAGGATATCTCATTCTTGAAAAGGGATCGCCCAAGTCCAAGGTAATTAGAGATATTGCATCAAATCTAGTATCTGTGAAAAAGTAA
- a CDS encoding transcription factor IIB, whose product MSSKCIECNSSIISDIHNGESICSNCGIVTERLVYAGSDAKSADMDGGISSIRASGVLSYTKHDLGVSTVIDSSKRDFSGKPINSEFAQRFNFVQKLDNRAKIATSKDKRLTAVLSKIDKSCTLLGLPKNVSETASLIYRKLDELQVKNKVVICISTTVIYMACKQCNIVYGMSDICKTMCTNNELKRLTNLSSRYHREIMLQSSVPMTAPMTMKMYISKLVNYTKANTRVARLAMEIAEKTENSRVVDGKDPNGVAAAYLYIASNLFGQHLLQRSVSDVAKITETTIRTRCKEILDNNKVKIILRPVLA is encoded by the coding sequence ATGAGTTCAAAATGCATCGAGTGTAATTCTTCTATAATTAGTGATATCCATAATGGTGAGTCTATCTGCTCAAACTGTGGTATAGTAACTGAGAGATTGGTATATGCCGGCTCTGATGCCAAATCCGCTGACATGGATGGTGGCATTAGTAGTATACGTGCTAGCGGTGTTTTGTCCTACACCAAACATGATCTTGGTGTCTCTACAGTTATTGATTCTAGTAAACGTGATTTTAGCGGTAAACCAATAAACTCAGAATTTGCACAGCGATTTAACTTTGTACAAAAACTTGACAATCGTGCAAAAATAGCTACATCCAAAGATAAAAGACTCACTGCGGTTTTATCTAAAATAGATAAATCATGCACACTTCTTGGTTTACCAAAAAATGTATCTGAAACTGCATCTTTAATTTATCGTAAATTAGATGAACTTCAAGTTAAAAATAAAGTTGTAATATGTATATCCACTACTGTAATCTATATGGCATGTAAACAATGTAATATTGTGTATGGTATGAGTGATATTTGTAAAACAATGTGTACCAATAATGAATTGAAGAGACTCACAAATCTCTCCTCCCGATATCATAGAGAAATAATGTTGCAAAGTTCTGTTCCAATGACTGCTCCAATGACAATGAAAATGTACATATCAAAACTTGTAAATTATACAAAGGCCAATACCCGTGTTGCTCGCCTTGCTATGGAGATTGCCGAGAAGACAGAAAATAGTAGAGTGGTAGATGGCAAAGATCCAAACGGAGTAGCTGCTGCCTATCTTTATATAGCATCTAACCTATTTGGCCAACATCTGCTTCAGCGTAGTGTCTCTGATGTGGCAAAAATTACCGAGACTACTATACGTACTAGATGTAAAGAAATTCTAGACAACAACAAAGTAAAGATTATTCTGCGTCCGGTTTTGGCATAA
- the sufC gene encoding Fe-S cluster assembly ATPase SufC, with translation MTTLEIKDLHVTINDKEILKGVNLKTGPGQIHAIMGPNGSGKSTLAYTLLAHPKYIVTQGDILLDGQSILKLTADQRAKKGLFLGFQYPTEVSGVGFSHFIRTSYNAISKELQGDDREVFITVREFHKYLKEKLNQVGLRDEFLKRYLNEGFSGGEKKRAEVLQMAVLKPRISILDEPDSGLDIDAVQAVAKSISNVADKNSTVIIITHYARILKFLDKLDHVHVFSDGAVIKSGDSTLADELEQKGYEWITNLK, from the coding sequence ATGACAACACTTGAAATAAAAGATCTTCATGTAACTATAAATGATAAAGAGATTCTTAAAGGTGTAAATCTAAAAACTGGTCCGGGCCAAATTCATGCTATAATGGGTCCGAACGGTTCTGGAAAAAGCACACTTGCATATACACTACTTGCTCATCCAAAGTATATAGTTACACAAGGTGACATTCTTCTAGATGGACAGAGTATTTTAAAATTAACTGCAGATCAACGAGCTAAAAAGGGATTGTTTCTAGGATTTCAATATCCAACAGAAGTGTCCGGCGTAGGATTTTCTCACTTTATAAGAACTTCATATAATGCTATAAGTAAAGAACTTCAAGGTGATGATAGAGAAGTATTCATTACTGTTAGAGAATTTCACAAATATCTTAAAGAGAAATTAAATCAAGTTGGATTACGCGATGAATTTTTAAAACGTTATTTGAATGAAGGATTTTCAGGTGGTGAGAAAAAGCGTGCCGAAGTATTACAGATGGCTGTATTGAAACCACGAATATCTATTTTAGATGAGCCCGATTCTGGGCTTGATATTGATGCTGTACAGGCAGTGGCAAAATCAATCAGTAATGTGGCAGATAAAAATTCTACAGTAATTATAATTACTCATTATGCACGAATTTTGAAATTTCTTGATAAACTAGATCATGTGCATGTATTTTCAGACGGCGCTGTGATTAAGAGTGGTGATTCTACACTTGCCGATGAATTAGAACAGAAAGGCTATGAGTGGATCACCAATTTAAAGTAA
- a CDS encoding chlorite dismutase family protein: MTNNNPAYFSFNLFKLDTKWRWMADLAKEESAHEVQNVLSNCNVQFRTYSTVGIRDDGDFMLWLSAPDVETIQDVISKLYLTVFGKYIVPSRTYLSSSRDSKYAQNNLKPAFMSGEKSLKYVIVYPFIKTRSWYLLPSDQRQKYMKEHIEIGQKYPQILLNTTYSFGIHDQDFMLAFETDDLVAFQDLIMDLRETKVSEYVQVDTPMITCVLKDVIPLIKSMG; encoded by the coding sequence ATGACAAATAATAATCCTGCTTATTTTAGTTTTAATCTATTTAAACTTGATACAAAATGGCGTTGGATGGCAGATTTAGCAAAAGAGGAATCTGCACATGAAGTACAAAATGTTCTTAGTAATTGTAATGTGCAGTTTCGTACCTACTCTACCGTTGGTATACGTGATGATGGTGACTTTATGTTGTGGCTTTCAGCACCAGACGTTGAAACTATTCAAGATGTTATATCAAAATTATATCTTACAGTATTTGGCAAATACATTGTCCCCTCACGTACCTATCTGTCATCATCTAGAGATTCAAAATATGCGCAAAATAATTTAAAACCTGCATTTATGAGCGGGGAGAAATCACTAAAGTATGTTATAGTTTATCCTTTCATCAAGACTCGTTCTTGGTATCTGCTCCCATCTGATCAACGTCAAAAATACATGAAAGAACATATCGAAATAGGGCAAAAATATCCTCAAATCCTTTTGAATACTACCTATTCTTTTGGAATACATGATCAAGACTTTATGCTTGCCTTTGAAACTGACGACTTGGTCGCATTTCAAGATTTGATCATGGATTTACGTGAAACAAAAGTGTCTGAATATGTACAGGTAGACACACCTATGATTACTTGTGTGCTTAAAGATGTAATTCCACTCATCAAAAGTATGGGCTGA
- a CDS encoding DUF1802 family protein yields the protein MKSLKEWAGVVRALGDGSQSILLRKGGLLDTPSGFQIVSDKFLLFPTFEHQQSTFVKPQFSHYLDTTNPNEGKISITLCAKVVSHADITQVQALAFSDFHIWSDEFVNMRAKWKPENLFKVLLLRVYRITPVIIPYLPEYKGCRSWINIENHFDDQIPIINDDSFNELYTKFVSLIP from the coding sequence ATGAAATCATTAAAAGAATGGGCAGGAGTTGTACGAGCTCTTGGAGATGGTTCTCAAAGCATTCTATTACGCAAAGGCGGTCTGCTAGACACACCTTCTGGATTTCAAATAGTGTCTGATAAATTTTTATTATTTCCTACATTTGAGCATCAACAATCGACTTTTGTGAAACCACAATTCAGTCACTATTTGGACACTACTAATCCGAACGAAGGTAAAATCTCTATTACATTATGTGCCAAAGTAGTATCCCACGCTGACATAACACAAGTTCAGGCTCTTGCATTTTCTGATTTTCATATATGGAGTGATGAATTTGTAAATATGAGAGCCAAATGGAAACCTGAGAATCTGTTCAAAGTTTTATTGCTGCGTGTGTATCGTATAACTCCAGTAATAATTCCATATTTGCCTGAATACAAGGGATGCCGTTCATGGATAAATATTGAAAATCATTTTGATGACCAAATTCCTATAATAAATGATGATTCTTTTAATGAATTATATACCAAGTTTGTCAGTTTGATACCATGA
- a CDS encoding aldo/keto reductase, which yields MKYNKLGKSNIKVSEIGFGAWSIALDWWGKKISEDESNHMIKRACDLGINFFETADMYGRGKSETLLGNALSGMRGDMVLSTKYGYDFSNVTQVGHTELPQKFNTDFTKNALNSSLERLQTDYVDVYGLHNPKIGHIRDDSIFNTLEDLIEQNRVRTCQIALGPAIGWLQEGLESMSRSVISAVQTVYNILEQNPGNQLLSRGAENNVGILVRVPDASGILTGKVTAETKIDEKDHRSVRKGEWIKSSLLKVEQLRTIADNNDLTITELAIKFILSKTGIASVFPTVISVEEIEQFVAMSDGNYINSSDMSEIDTLFNSWPTYELKSSIT from the coding sequence ATGAAGTACAACAAATTAGGAAAATCTAACATCAAAGTCTCTGAAATTGGTTTTGGAGCTTGGAGTATTGCACTTGATTGGTGGGGTAAAAAAATCTCTGAAGATGAATCTAATCATATGATTAAACGTGCATGTGATTTGGGGATTAATTTTTTTGAGACAGCAGATATGTATGGACGCGGTAAAAGTGAGACACTGTTAGGGAATGCTCTTTCCGGTATGAGAGGTGACATGGTACTATCTACAAAGTATGGCTATGATTTTTCCAATGTTACCCAAGTCGGTCATACCGAACTACCACAAAAATTTAACACTGATTTTACAAAAAATGCTTTGAATTCTAGTCTGGAGAGACTACAGACAGATTATGTGGATGTGTATGGTCTTCACAATCCAAAGATTGGACACATTCGTGATGATTCTATATTTAATACGCTTGAAGATTTGATTGAGCAGAACCGTGTAAGGACATGTCAGATTGCGTTAGGTCCTGCCATAGGGTGGTTACAGGAAGGTCTAGAGTCAATGTCACGTAGTGTGATTAGTGCGGTACAGACTGTCTATAACATTTTAGAGCAAAACCCTGGTAATCAATTGCTGAGTAGGGGTGCAGAAAATAATGTTGGAATCTTGGTACGTGTACCGGATGCATCTGGAATACTTACTGGTAAGGTAACTGCCGAGACAAAAATTGATGAAAAAGATCATCGTTCTGTACGCAAGGGCGAATGGATAAAATCTTCTCTTCTCAAAGTAGAACAATTACGTACGATTGCTGATAATAATGATTTGACAATTACAGAACTTGCAATTAAATTCATTTTATCCAAAACAGGTATTGCCTCAGTCTTTCCCACAGTAATTAGTGTAGAGGAAATTGAACAATTTGTTGCCATGTCTGATGGAAATTATATAAATTCCTCTGATATGTCTGAAATTGACACATTATTCAATTCTTGGCCCACCTATGAATTGAAATCTTCAATTACGTAG
- a CDS encoding Lrp/AsnC family transcriptional regulator produces the protein MPNLDTLDRQILDTIQKEFPLSSRPYHDIAKTFEVSAEEIMKKITHLKEIGVIRQLSAIFDTRKLGYTSSLVAMKVESDKIEEIAKIINKHPGVSHNYERIHEFNLWFTLAVPPGVELKLEVDNLSKIDGVISIRMLPTIKMFKIGVKLDMVDKQKIEPTEQKQEFNNSAFDPTEKEKEFVRELQKDLKVVERPFASAVNALNMTENEIFAKLKEYQRAGVMRRYAAILRHRDIGFVANGMIVWKVPEDKIDMVGEILGSFSQVSHCYQRPVYSDWKYNVFSMIHCKTQDEAKQVAKEIQKFVNVEEYTILFSAREFKKTRVEYFVDTPKITT, from the coding sequence TTGCCTAATCTAGACACACTCGATAGACAGATTCTAGATACGATTCAAAAAGAATTTCCACTCTCAAGTAGACCATATCACGATATTGCTAAAACGTTTGAAGTGTCTGCAGAAGAGATTATGAAGAAAATTACACATCTAAAAGAGATTGGTGTGATAAGACAACTCAGTGCAATATTTGATACACGAAAACTTGGATATACTAGTTCACTTGTAGCAATGAAAGTAGAATCAGATAAAATTGAGGAGATTGCGAAAATTATCAATAAACATCCAGGTGTGAGTCATAATTATGAAAGAATACATGAATTTAACTTGTGGTTTACACTTGCAGTCCCACCTGGTGTAGAATTGAAATTAGAGGTAGATAATTTAAGTAAAATAGATGGGGTGATTTCAATACGAATGCTACCTACGATAAAGATGTTCAAAATTGGAGTAAAATTAGACATGGTAGACAAACAAAAGATTGAACCAACAGAACAAAAACAGGAATTTAATAATTCAGCGTTTGATCCAACAGAGAAAGAGAAAGAATTTGTGAGGGAATTACAAAAAGATCTCAAAGTAGTAGAGAGACCATTTGCGTCTGCTGTAAACGCATTAAATATGACAGAAAATGAAATATTTGCAAAATTAAAAGAATATCAGAGAGCAGGAGTAATGAGAAGATATGCTGCAATACTACGACACAGAGATATTGGATTTGTAGCAAATGGTATGATTGTATGGAAAGTACCAGAGGATAAAATTGATATGGTGGGGGAGATATTAGGTTCTTTCTCGCAGGTAAGTCATTGTTATCAGAGACCTGTATACTCGGACTGGAAGTATAATGTTTTCTCGATGATACACTGTAAAACACAGGACGAGGCCAAACAAGTGGCAAAAGAGATTCAGAAATTCGTAAATGTAGAAGAGTATACCATATTATTTAGTGCCAGAGAGTTTAAAAAAACACGTGTAGAATACTTTGTAGATACACCAAAAATCACTACGTAA
- a CDS encoding bifunctional precorrin-2 dehydrogenase/sirohydrochlorin ferrochelatase: MVNLHLKNRLVIIVGSGAEGLGKINTLLTQNCSILVISATKTEHIQKLIDDGSIKFEQHRLENVTFLDKYDPILIMATTNDKELNKKIVSHAKRMNCYGYASDDPNISDFSHPSVINLHNTVQIAVSTGGKSPTVARDIRMRAQKIFNEVVTSEDIDMIHLQDISRRAAKNIINKQQDRKKFLYTIMNDSEIKQLLVKHNLSGAQERMRRLLGDWK; encoded by the coding sequence ATTGTAAATCTACACCTTAAAAATCGTCTAGTAATTATTGTGGGTTCTGGTGCAGAGGGACTTGGGAAAATCAACACTCTGCTCACTCAAAATTGTTCCATTTTAGTTATATCTGCAACCAAGACCGAACACATTCAAAAATTAATTGATGATGGTTCTATAAAATTTGAACAACATCGCTTAGAGAATGTAACATTTCTTGACAAGTATGATCCAATATTGATAATGGCGACAACAAATGATAAAGAACTAAATAAGAAAATAGTATCTCATGCAAAACGAATGAATTGTTATGGATATGCGTCTGACGATCCCAATATTAGTGATTTTTCACACCCCTCTGTGATTAATTTACACAATACAGTCCAAATCGCAGTCTCTACTGGTGGGAAAAGTCCNACTGTCGCTAGAGATATTCGTATGCGAGCACAAAAGATATTCAATGAGGTTGTCACATCTGAAGATATAGATATGATTCACCTTCAAGATATATCACGTCGTGCGGCCAAAAATATTATCAATAAACAACAAGATCGTAAAAAATTTCTATATACAATAATGAATGATTCTGAAATAAAACAACTATTAGTAAAACATAATTTATCTGGGGCACAGGAACGTATGAGGCGTTTACTTGGTGATTGGAAATGA